The nucleotide sequence TCAAACCTTCATTCACCATTTCaatcatttcaaaacaaaaagtcTTTGTTGATATGTCACTTATGAGGCTAGGAAAGAAGCTTCATCCTGCTAAGAAGAGGTTAATAGCGACCTTTAAACGCATCCTTGCAACCTTCCATTCCCCCATACCCTCCAGAAGATCCAAAACATCATATGTGTATGCTACTAGCAAGAATAAATCCGCCATACGCATCGATGACCTCTTTTCCGAGTGTGTGCACGCCGCAGACAAGGCTAATGGATTAGAGGAAACAAGCAGAGGCAAAGAGTTGGTTGGCATGATGGATAGCGGCGACATAGATACTATTGAAGATGCAtggaagattgttgttggtaaGACACCTCAGCTTCAGGTGGATGAGAAGGCAGAGGAGTTTATCAAGAAGTTTTATGAAGATGTGAGGCTTCAGAAAGAGAGGTCCCTAATGGAATATCAGGAAATGCTAGCAAGAAGTGCCTGAAAGGTTCATAGTGATTAacattaacaattaacatagTGTGGTTGTTTAGgattgtttttcttgttatttattgaattgcatgaatatatataaatattaggcATTTGTTAGGAATTATTTTTcctgtttaattgtttttattcttcATTATCAATTTGCTCATAGGAAACTTCTGGTCAATTGTACATTAGTTATAATATGAtaaactaagttttttttttttgagcaaatgaTAAACTAAGTTAGTAATACAAATTGGATTGAAAagtataaatcaaattttttgttcTGGTTTTCATGGTGTGCGCCGAGCTATTCACCTCATCCATTCGAGCTTCTTCTCAAAATGTGGTTGCTGAATTACCAGCATCTGTCCAAAAAGTAAGACTGTTTAGAAACCTTGAGATGTTAACATTGAGATCTTATTCCATGTTTGGTTGCATGTTTACTTGTGATTTGGACCGTAGTATTTAAATGTAAGTTGTGCACCTTAAACTCTAAGCTTAGAATAATAGAAAGGAATTGCAGCCACTCCACAGTCTACAATTGACCGATTTCCATTATCAAACATGTGTGTTTA is from Medicago truncatula cultivar Jemalong A17 chromosome 1, MtrunA17r5.0-ANR, whole genome shotgun sequence and encodes:
- the LOC25484446 gene encoding uncharacterized protein produces the protein MRLGKKLHPAKKRLIATFKRILATFHSPIPSRRSKTSYVYATSKNKSAIRIDDLFSECVHAADKANGLEETSRGKELVGMMDSGDIDTIEDAWKIVVGKTPQLQVDEKAEEFIKKFYEDVRLQKERSLMEYQEMLARSA